A DNA window from Boseongicola sp. contains the following coding sequences:
- a CDS encoding ABC transporter permease subunit, with amino-acid sequence MTRIVIRKFLRAALTLFLVVTFVFFVLRITGDPVSAMMPDDTDPAIMEQLREQWGLNRPLHVQYVEYWRNIAQGDFGSAYRDGRPAIDIVMERIPATLKLALTGFAFILLTGFPLGILAAVNRGTSIDRAIMTISVTGFSLPNFFLGILLILLLSVNLRWLPAYGNDHWYNLIMPVITLGTAGGAVIARYVRSSMLEVLNAPYIRAARARGMTEREIIWGVALPNAAIPAITVIGFMVGALISGSIVTETVFAWPGIGRLLIDSVSSRELAVVQTIVMMTAASMVVANLTVDILYLIIDPRQRFGSGSGE; translated from the coding sequence ATGACCCGCATAGTTATCCGCAAATTTCTACGCGCGGCGCTCACTCTGTTTCTCGTCGTTACATTCGTGTTCTTTGTACTGCGTATCACCGGTGACCCAGTGTCCGCTATGATGCCCGATGACACCGATCCGGCGATCATGGAACAACTGCGCGAGCAATGGGGCCTCAACAGACCCCTGCACGTGCAATACGTCGAATATTGGCGCAACATCGCCCAGGGTGATTTTGGTAGCGCTTACCGCGACGGACGCCCGGCTATCGACATCGTGATGGAGCGTATTCCGGCAACGCTAAAATTAGCGCTGACCGGATTTGCGTTTATTCTATTGACGGGCTTCCCACTGGGAATTCTCGCGGCGGTCAATCGTGGAACTAGCATTGACCGCGCCATTATGACGATTTCGGTAACTGGTTTCAGTCTTCCTAACTTTTTCCTCGGTATTCTGCTGATCTTGCTCTTGTCAGTAAACCTCAGGTGGCTGCCCGCATATGGCAACGATCATTGGTACAATCTCATCATGCCAGTCATCACTTTGGGCACTGCAGGCGGAGCGGTCATCGCACGCTATGTCCGGTCGTCGATGTTGGAAGTGCTGAACGCGCCCTACATCAGGGCCGCCCGAGCCCGTGGCATGACAGAGCGAGAAATCATCTGGGGCGTTGCCTTGCCGAACGCAGCCATCCCGGCAATTACCGTTATTGGTTTTATGGTCGGCGCCTTGATCAGCGGATCAATCGTGACTGAGACGGTTTTTGCTTGGCCCGGCATCGGTCGGTTGCTGATCGACTCAGTGTCGTCGCGTGAACTGGCGGTGGTGCAGACAATCGTCATGATGACCGCCGCTTCGATGGTCGTGGCAAATCTAACAGTCGACATTCTGTATCTAATCATAGACCCGCGCCAACGCTTTGGTAGCGGATCGGGGGAATGA
- a CDS encoding ABC transporter permease subunit, protein MSQTETAEQFEPHSKLKTTMATIAASPRLVKLALSWLALIIFIATFARWIMPYDFQATSLLSRLLPPGATATNGNFHMFGTDHLGRDVLSRLFSSIQLTMSVAVFGTLFGAVVGSSIGFVAARFRGWVDDIIMVLVDFQASMPFVIIALSVIAVTGTGNLLLFVLLVGFQGWERYARISRGLTLSAVNHGYAASVRLLGGGTMRVYLLHILPNILAALIVQVSINFPETVILETSMSFLGVGIQPPNTSLGNLLSYGRDYLLNAWWIAGIPGMTIFLTTLSMSIVGDWLRDVLDPTTNRR, encoded by the coding sequence ATGTCGCAAACTGAAACTGCTGAACAGTTCGAGCCACATTCCAAATTGAAAACTACAATGGCGACAATTGCGGCTTCGCCTCGACTGGTCAAACTCGCCCTGTCCTGGCTGGCACTGATTATTTTCATCGCTACATTCGCGCGTTGGATAATGCCCTATGACTTTCAGGCTACGTCGTTGTTGTCGCGCTTGTTGCCTCCCGGAGCGACAGCGACCAACGGAAACTTCCACATGTTTGGCACCGACCACCTTGGCCGCGACGTCCTCAGCCGACTGTTTTCCTCAATCCAACTCACGATGTCCGTTGCAGTCTTCGGCACGCTGTTTGGTGCCGTCGTCGGCAGCTCGATTGGATTTGTCGCGGCACGTTTTCGCGGATGGGTCGACGACATCATAATGGTGCTCGTTGATTTTCAGGCCTCGATGCCCTTCGTGATCATCGCTCTGTCCGTCATTGCCGTTACGGGAACCGGAAACCTGTTGTTGTTCGTCCTGCTGGTCGGCTTTCAGGGCTGGGAGCGCTACGCAAGGATCAGCCGCGGCTTAACATTGTCGGCGGTGAACCATGGCTACGCAGCCTCAGTGCGATTGCTGGGCGGCGGCACAATGCGCGTCTATCTGCTGCACATCCTGCCCAATATCTTGGCCGCATTAATCGTCCAAGTGTCCATAAATTTCCCGGAGACGGTTATCCTGGAGACTTCTATGAGCTTCCTCGGTGTCGGTATCCAGCCCCCCAACACATCGCTTGGTAACCTCTTGAGCTATGGCCGTGATTATTTACTGAACGCATGGTGGATCGCCGGGATTCCTGGAATGACGATTTTCCTGACCACGCTTTCGATGAGCATAGTAGGCGACTGGCTGCGCGATGTGCTTGATCCGACGACGAACAGACGGTGA
- a CDS encoding fatty acid desaturase, which yields MDHKEFLSSLSQEAKAELTERSDAPGLWHLAGHVGAIILVGALIAVGVPGWQVLLPVQGVLLVFLFTLEHEATHKTPFASEALNEWVGRLCGVVIFLPFEWFRYFHLAHHRWTNIPGKDPELHDGGEPDGWWSYISYVSGLPYWFSMIAQVFRGALGRAAASYLPSKALPRIVREGRSMLVTYAVALASLLVTDVLLWVWLVPLLLGQPFLRLYLLAEHGRCPNVVNMFENTRTTFTTALVRFLAWNMPYHAEHHAYPQVPFYKLPELHERTAEHLAVTEAGYGRFTRGYVAGLGGAAESYLYRG from the coding sequence ATGGATCACAAGGAATTTCTGTCCAGCCTGTCGCAAGAGGCCAAAGCCGAGTTGACCGAGCGGTCGGATGCGCCGGGACTTTGGCATCTGGCTGGGCATGTCGGCGCGATTATTTTGGTTGGCGCGCTGATCGCTGTTGGTGTGCCGGGGTGGCAGGTGTTGTTGCCGGTGCAGGGCGTGTTGCTGGTTTTTTTGTTCACATTGGAGCATGAGGCAACCCATAAGACGCCCTTTGCGTCCGAGGCGTTGAACGAATGGGTGGGACGGCTGTGCGGCGTGGTCATCTTCCTGCCGTTTGAATGGTTCCGATACTTCCATCTGGCGCATCACCGCTGGACCAACATTCCGGGTAAAGACCCCGAATTGCATGACGGCGGTGAACCGGACGGTTGGTGGTCCTACATCAGCTATGTCTCGGGCCTGCCGTATTGGTTCAGCATGATCGCGCAGGTTTTTCGTGGTGCGCTGGGCCGGGCGGCGGCGAGTTACCTGCCATCGAAAGCCTTGCCGCGCATCGTGCGCGAGGGGCGGTCGATGCTGGTGACCTATGCCGTTGCTTTGGCTAGCCTTCTTGTGACGGATGTCTTGCTTTGGGTCTGGTTGGTGCCGCTGTTGCTGGGTCAGCCGTTCCTGCGGCTGTATCTGTTGGCCGAGCATGGCCGGTGCCCGAATGTGGTGAATATGTTTGAGAATACACGGACAACATTCACGACGGCTCTGGTGCGGTTTCTGGCGTGGAATATGCCGTATCACGCTGAACATCATGCATATCCTCAGGTGCCGTTTTATAAGCTGCCAGAATTGCATGAACGGACGGCGGAGCATCTGGCGGTGACGGAAGCCGGGTATGGGCGGTTTACGAGGGGGTATGTTGCGGGTTTGGGTGGTGCGGCGGAGAGTTACCTGTACAGGGGTTGA
- a CDS encoding LysE family translocator, with protein sequence MTITITQMALYAGALMILFLTPGPVWVALIARTLAGGFHAAWPLAAGVAIGDVLWPLLAILGVTWIVSVFDGFMEVLRWVACLMFLTMGYLLIKHAGKTIDSDSRLTRPGMWAGFIAGLIVILGNPKAILFYMGVLPGFFDVSALTWPDIAMICLLSLIVPLIGNLILALFVGRVRAFLKSPEALRRTNVVAGWLLIGVGLIIPLT encoded by the coding sequence GTGACGATTACGATAACGCAGATGGCGCTGTATGCGGGCGCGCTGATGATCCTGTTTCTGACGCCGGGGCCGGTTTGGGTGGCGTTGATTGCACGCACTTTGGCGGGCGGGTTCCATGCGGCGTGGCCTCTGGCGGCGGGCGTGGCGATCGGGGATGTGCTTTGGCCACTGTTGGCGATCTTGGGGGTGACTTGGATCGTCTCGGTCTTCGACGGGTTCATGGAGGTTTTGCGCTGGGTCGCCTGCCTGATGTTCCTGACGATGGGGTATCTGCTGATCAAACACGCGGGCAAGACGATCGACAGTGACAGTCGGTTAACGCGGCCCGGCATGTGGGCGGGGTTTATCGCCGGATTGATTGTGATCCTGGGCAACCCGAAAGCGATTTTGTTCTACATGGGCGTGCTGCCGGGGTTCTTCGATGTCTCGGCGTTGACTTGGCCGGACATTGCGATGATCTGCCTGTTATCGCTGATCGTGCCGTTGATCGGGAACCTGATCCTGGCTTTGTTCGTGGGGCGGGTGCGGGCGTTTCTGAAATCGCCCGAGGCGTTGCGGCGCACGAACGTTGTGGCGGGGTGGTTGCTGATCGGGGTTGGGTTGATCATTCCGCTGACCTGA
- a CDS encoding DUF1697 domain-containing protein: protein MRVALLRGINVGGHGRLPMTELRSLLEGLGARDVRTYIQSGNVVFEGDFGAEALARAIETSYGFLPKILVLKADQFMDVRAGNPFPLAVGEPKTLHVFFLTEASEASEEDLQTAAAEDERVHLTDAALYLFTPSGLSKSKLAERAERLLGVSATARNWRTVEAIAGMIEAGK, encoded by the coding sequence CTGCGGGTTGCGTTATTGCGTGGGATCAACGTGGGCGGTCATGGGCGGTTGCCGATGACGGAGTTGCGGTCGCTGTTAGAAGGATTGGGCGCGCGGGATGTGCGGACCTATATCCAGAGCGGGAATGTGGTGTTCGAGGGCGATTTTGGGGCGGAGGCTTTGGCGCGGGCAATTGAAACGTCTTACGGGTTTCTGCCTAAGATATTGGTTTTGAAGGCTGATCAATTCATGGACGTGAGGGCAGGTAACCCGTTTCCATTAGCTGTGGGCGAACCAAAGACCCTGCATGTGTTCTTTCTGACCGAGGCTTCGGAGGCGTCTGAGGAAGACTTGCAGACGGCTGCAGCAGAAGATGAACGGGTGCATCTGACGGATGCGGCGCTCTATCTTTTTACGCCAAGTGGGTTGTCGAAGTCCAAATTGGCGGAGAGGGCGGAACGTCTGTTGGGTGTATCCGCCACGGCCCGGAATTGGCGGACGGTTGAGGCGATTGCCGGGATGATTGAGGCGGGCAAGTGA
- the recF gene encoding DNA replication/repair protein RecF, whose amino-acid sequence MPGCSVTSLTLSHFRSHRVTRLSLDGRPVAMFGANGAGKTNVLEAVSLLSPGRGLRRAGMDELIRRPEALGWKVSALVQAGGQVREVETSAEPGQSRGVRIDGKAQPQIALGRLARVVWLVPAMDRLWIEGAEGRRRSLDRIAMSFEPKHGEAVLAYEKAMRERNRLLKDMVRDGHWYTALERQMAEAGADVMRNRRAALARLAEAQDGAETAFPAADLALKHPDGDLPEGSEELATMLETNRGGDLRAGRTLAGAHRVDMSAIYAAKGVAAGQCSTGEQKALLISLVLSNARALAEDTGAAPLILLDEVAAHLDGDRRAALYDEICALGAQAWMTGTGAELFEDLGERAQRFRVVEVGGASEIEA is encoded by the coding sequence ATGCCCGGCTGTTCCGTTACATCTTTGACGTTATCGCATTTCCGGTCACATCGGGTGACCCGGCTGTCTTTGGATGGCCGGCCGGTGGCGATGTTCGGCGCAAACGGCGCTGGAAAGACTAACGTTTTGGAGGCGGTTTCTTTGCTGTCGCCGGGGCGAGGGCTGCGTCGCGCTGGCATGGACGAGTTGATCCGGCGACCCGAGGCCTTGGGATGGAAGGTTTCCGCTTTGGTGCAAGCGGGCGGGCAGGTGCGCGAGGTTGAGACCAGCGCCGAGCCGGGGCAATCGCGAGGTGTTCGCATCGATGGCAAGGCACAGCCGCAGATTGCCCTGGGGCGGTTGGCGCGGGTGGTCTGGCTAGTGCCAGCGATGGATCGGTTGTGGATCGAAGGGGCCGAAGGACGGCGGCGGTCTCTGGACCGGATCGCGATGAGTTTTGAGCCAAAACACGGTGAGGCAGTTCTGGCTTATGAAAAAGCGATGCGCGAGCGGAACCGGTTGTTGAAAGACATGGTGCGCGATGGGCATTGGTATACCGCGTTGGAACGCCAGATGGCGGAAGCGGGTGCGGATGTGATGCGAAACCGGCGGGCAGCATTGGCGCGGTTGGCCGAGGCGCAGGACGGGGCCGAGACGGCGTTTCCGGCGGCGGATTTGGCGTTGAAGCATCCTGACGGGGATTTGCCGGAGGGGTCTGAGGAACTGGCGACGATGCTGGAAACGAACCGGGGCGGCGATTTGCGGGCTGGGCGGACTTTGGCGGGCGCGCATCGGGTGGATATGAGTGCGATCTATGCGGCCAAGGGTGTCGCGGCGGGGCAATGCTCGACCGGGGAGCAAAAGGCGCTTTTGATTTCGTTGGTGTTGAGCAATGCGCGGGCCTTGGCGGAAGATACCGGGGCGGCGCCTTTGATCCTGTTGGACGAGGTGGCGGCGCATCTGGACGGGGACCGGCGTGCGGCGCTGTATGATGAGATTTGCGCGTTGGGGGCGCAGGCCTGGATGACGGGGACCGGGGCGGAGTTGTTTGAGGATTTGGGCGAGCGGGCGCAGCGGTTCCGTGTCGTCGAAGTCGGCGGAGCTTCGGAGATTGAAGCGTGA
- a CDS encoding DNA polymerase III subunit beta — MKFSIERSELLKAVGQAQSVVERRNTIPILANVLVEAEGDQVSFRATDLDIEVVDQAPAKVERAGATTVSAVTLHEIVRKLPDGALVTLVDDGASGRLSVEAGRSNFSLATLPREDFPVMASSEYEANFVAPAPVLRRLFDKSKFAISTEETRYYLNGVYMHVADANGGQVLRCVATDGHRLARIDADLPDGAGALPGVIVPRKTVGELRKLLDDDETEIAVSVSETKIRFAAPGITLTSKVIDGTFPDYTRVIPSGNTKRLEVDAAEFAQAVDRVATVSSERSRAVKLSLDEDRLVLSVNAPDSGAAEEELAVAYGDEALDIGFNAKYLLEIASQVDRENAVFLFNSSGDPTLMREGNDETAVYVVMPMRV; from the coding sequence ATGAAATTCTCGATCGAGCGCAGCGAATTGCTGAAGGCCGTTGGTCAGGCGCAATCGGTTGTCGAGCGTCGTAATACGATCCCGATCCTGGCCAATGTGCTGGTCGAGGCCGAAGGCGATCAGGTCAGTTTTCGGGCGACCGATCTGGACATCGAAGTTGTTGACCAGGCCCCGGCCAAGGTTGAGCGCGCAGGCGCGACGACGGTCAGCGCGGTGACGCTTCATGAGATTGTGCGCAAGCTGCCGGATGGCGCGCTGGTGACGCTGGTCGATGATGGCGCATCAGGCCGATTGTCGGTTGAGGCGGGGCGCTCGAATTTTTCTTTGGCGACTTTACCGCGCGAAGATTTCCCGGTGATGGCGTCTTCGGAATACGAGGCGAACTTTGTCGCCCCGGCCCCAGTGTTGCGCAGGTTGTTCGACAAATCGAAGTTCGCGATCTCGACGGAAGAGACGCGGTATTATCTGAACGGCGTCTATATGCATGTGGCGGATGCCAATGGCGGACAGGTTCTGCGGTGTGTGGCGACCGATGGTCACCGGTTGGCGCGGATCGATGCGGATTTACCCGACGGCGCAGGCGCGTTGCCGGGTGTGATTGTGCCACGCAAGACCGTGGGTGAGTTGCGCAAACTTCTGGATGATGACGAGACAGAGATCGCGGTGTCGGTGAGCGAGACCAAGATACGCTTCGCGGCCCCTGGCATCACGCTGACCTCGAAGGTTATCGACGGGACATTCCCCGACTACACCCGGGTCATTCCAAGCGGGAACACCAAACGGCTAGAAGTGGATGCCGCTGAGTTCGCGCAAGCCGTGGACCGTGTGGCGACGGTGTCATCCGAAAGGTCGCGCGCGGTGAAACTGTCGCTGGATGAAGACCGGCTGGTGCTGAGTGTGAATGCGCCGGATAGTGGCGCGGCGGAAGAAGAACTGGCCGTGGCCTATGGCGATGAGGCGTTGGATATTGGCTTTAATGCCAAATACTTGCTGGAGATCGCCAGCCAGGTGGATCGTGAAAACGCGGTGTTCCTGTTCAACTCGTCCGGAGATCCGACATTGATGCGCGAAGGCAATGACGAAACGGCGGTCTACGTCGTGATGCCGATGCGTGTTTAA
- the dnaA gene encoding chromosomal replication initiator protein DnaA, which translates to MDELKWGTIREELQKTVGKNNYVNWIEPLEFSRQESGVVTFLVPTQFMGNWVSRNFGDEILHQIKNAGSRVSRIEFSVPKIGSGRPKKVKKSVSEKPSKAASLGDMPGAPLDKKFTFDTFVVGKPNELAHAAARRVAEGGPVTFNPLFLYGGVGLGKTHLMHAIALELQKRDPDLRVVYLSAEQFMYRFVQALRDKDMIAFKQLFRSVDVLMIDDVQFIAGKDATQEEFFHTFNALVDQGKQIIVSSDRAPTEISGIEDRIVSRLQSGLVVDLHPTNYELRLGILQQKVDQYSEQFPNLEIVDGVLEFLAHRISTNVRVLEGAMMRLFAFGALVGREVTLELAQDCLADILRASDRKITVEEIQRKVSDHFNIRLSDMIGPKRVRTFARPRQIAMYLSKQLTSRSLPEIGRRFGGRDHTTVMHGVRKIEELKQKDSQIADDLELLRRSLEA; encoded by the coding sequence ATGGACGAACTCAAATGGGGCACAATTAGAGAAGAGCTTCAAAAGACAGTTGGTAAGAACAACTACGTCAATTGGATCGAACCTTTAGAATTTTCCAGACAGGAATCCGGCGTTGTCACGTTTCTGGTTCCGACCCAGTTTATGGGAAACTGGGTGTCGAGAAACTTTGGTGACGAAATCCTGCATCAGATAAAGAACGCAGGTTCCAGAGTTAGTCGGATCGAATTTTCGGTGCCGAAGATCGGCTCGGGAAGGCCGAAGAAAGTCAAGAAATCGGTCTCTGAAAAGCCATCGAAGGCTGCGAGTTTGGGTGACATGCCTGGCGCGCCTTTGGACAAGAAATTCACCTTCGACACCTTCGTTGTTGGCAAGCCGAACGAATTGGCCCATGCCGCCGCGCGTCGTGTTGCGGAAGGGGGTCCGGTCACTTTCAACCCGTTGTTTTTGTATGGCGGTGTTGGGCTTGGTAAGACACACCTGATGCACGCCATTGCGCTGGAATTGCAAAAGCGCGATCCCGACTTGCGCGTGGTCTATTTGTCGGCCGAACAGTTCATGTATCGCTTCGTTCAGGCGCTGCGGGACAAGGACATGATTGCATTCAAGCAGTTGTTCCGCTCCGTAGACGTGTTGATGATTGACGACGTTCAGTTCATTGCGGGCAAAGACGCCACGCAAGAAGAATTCTTCCACACGTTCAATGCGCTGGTCGATCAAGGCAAACAGATAATCGTGTCATCTGACCGCGCCCCAACCGAAATCTCGGGCATCGAAGACCGCATTGTCAGCCGACTGCAGTCCGGTCTGGTGGTTGATCTGCACCCAACAAACTACGAGCTTCGTCTTGGCATTCTTCAGCAGAAGGTTGACCAATATTCCGAGCAATTTCCGAACCTTGAGATCGTTGATGGGGTGTTGGAATTTCTGGCGCATCGTATCTCGACTAACGTGCGGGTTCTTGAAGGTGCGATGATGCGGTTGTTTGCTTTTGGGGCGCTGGTGGGTCGCGAAGTGACGCTGGAACTGGCGCAAGATTGTCTGGCTGACATCCTTCGGGCGTCGGATCGCAAGATCACCGTCGAAGAGATCCAGCGGAAGGTTTCCGACCATTTCAACATTCGTCTGAGCGACATGATCGGTCCCAAAAGGGTGCGGACCTTTGCCCGGCCAAGACAGATCGCGATGTATCTGTCCAAGCAGCTAACCTCGCGCAGTTTGCCCGAGATTGGACGGCGGTTTGGCGGTCGGGACCACACCACGGTGATGCACGGTGTGCGCAAGATCGAAGAGCTGAAACAGAAGGACAGTCAGATCGCCGACGATCTGGAGCTTTTGCGGCGGTCTTTGGAAGCGTAA
- a CDS encoding rhodanese-like domain-containing protein has translation MSTGSDPRIGEVNPDEAWELLGRKSVRIIDVRTQAEWGYVGVPDLMEVGHDLLFVEWASFPNMSRNPRFVQEVMEALGNEVPETLMFICRSGVRSLWAASAFADHLDEIGVTAKCLNVAEGFEGDLDPQGHRGNLNGWKTRGLAWRQS, from the coding sequence ATGAGCACGGGTTCAGACCCGCGCATCGGGGAAGTAAATCCCGATGAAGCGTGGGAGCTGTTGGGGCGGAAGTCCGTCCGTATTATTGACGTCAGGACGCAAGCCGAATGGGGATATGTCGGTGTTCCTGATTTGATGGAGGTTGGCCACGACCTGTTGTTTGTCGAATGGGCCAGTTTTCCAAACATGTCCAGAAACCCGCGTTTTGTGCAGGAGGTGATGGAAGCGCTTGGGAATGAAGTTCCTGAGACGCTTATGTTCATCTGCCGCTCGGGCGTTCGGTCTCTTTGGGCTGCCAGTGCCTTCGCCGACCACCTCGATGAGATTGGGGTGACGGCTAAGTGTCTGAATGTAGCCGAAGGTTTCGAAGGCGACTTGGATCCACAGGGACACCGGGGAAACCTCAATGGCTGGAAAACCCGGGGGCTGGCATGGCGTCAGTCTTAA
- the rpsT gene encoding 30S ribosomal protein S20 has protein sequence MANSPQAKKRARQNEKRFAINKARRSRIRTQLRKVEEAIASGDKDAAAAALQAAQPELMRGVTKGVFHKNTASRKMSRLSSRVKALG, from the coding sequence ATGGCGAATTCGCCTCAAGCAAAAAAACGCGCCCGCCAGAACGAAAAACGTTTTGCCATAAACAAGGCACGTCGCTCGCGTATCCGTACACAACTTCGCAAAGTCGAAGAAGCGATTGCATCCGGTGACAAAGATGCCGCTGCTGCTGCACTGCAGGCTGCCCAGCCTGAACTGATGCGTGGTGTTACAAAAGGCGTTTTCCACAAGAATACGGCGTCCAGAAAAATGTCGCGCCTGTCTTCGCGTGTAAAAGCACTCGGCTAA
- a CDS encoding enoyl-CoA hydratase gives MAYNTIIVNVEDRVATIRLNRPDAHNALNSEMLSELSGAITGFDRDDKVRCIVLTGNEKAFAAGADISEMAGFSFVDVYTNGYLAKDAEAIQSCRKPIIAAVAGYALGGGCELAMMCDFIIAADNAKFGQPEINLGVIAGLGGSQRLTRFVGKSKSMEMHLTGRFMDAEEAERSGLVSRVVPAKTLMDDATATAAKIAEKSLMATIAVKSAVNQSYETSLKEGLNVERQLFYSLFATEDQSEGMAAFLEKREPQFRDK, from the coding sequence ATGGCATACAATACTATCATTGTGAATGTTGAAGACCGCGTGGCGACGATTCGCCTAAATCGGCCGGATGCGCACAACGCCTTAAATTCTGAAATGCTGTCCGAGTTGAGCGGGGCCATTACCGGCTTTGACAGAGACGACAAAGTAAGATGCATCGTCCTTACAGGAAACGAAAAGGCATTCGCGGCAGGTGCTGACATTTCAGAGATGGCGGGCTTCTCTTTTGTCGATGTCTATACAAATGGGTATTTGGCCAAAGATGCGGAAGCGATACAAAGTTGCCGCAAACCGATCATTGCCGCCGTGGCGGGCTATGCATTGGGCGGTGGCTGCGAACTGGCAATGATGTGCGATTTCATCATTGCGGCGGATAATGCGAAATTTGGGCAGCCTGAAATTAATCTTGGTGTCATTGCGGGACTGGGTGGGTCGCAGCGGCTAACGCGTTTTGTAGGCAAGTCAAAGTCTATGGAGATGCATCTCACAGGTAGGTTTATGGATGCTGAAGAGGCCGAGCGCTCGGGTCTGGTCAGCCGGGTTGTTCCTGCAAAAACTCTGATGGACGACGCAACAGCAACGGCTGCCAAGATCGCCGAGAAATCTCTGATGGCGACAATTGCAGTCAAGTCGGCGGTGAATCAAAGCTATGAGACATCGCTGAAAGAGGGTCTGAACGTTGAGCGGCAATTGTTCTATTCCCTGTTTGCGACCGAAGATCAAAGCGAAGGCATGGCTGCGTTTCTGGAAAAACGCGAACCACAGTTTCGCGACAAATAG
- the mutM gene encoding bifunctional DNA-formamidopyrimidine glycosylase/DNA-(apurinic or apyrimidinic site) lyase has product MPELPEVETVRQGLVPVVEGSVISAAEIRRPDLRWPFPIDMKERLEGQTIQKLRRRAKYILADMSGGETMIIHLGMSGRILISGVMEGDFHYEPSMPQKHDHFILDFENGARIVFNDPRRFGAIDLVETEYAAQHKLLINLGPEPLGNKFDDVHLQAKFKNRKMPVKSALLDQKIVAGLGNIYVCEALHRSGISPLRKAGSISSERIGKLVPVIRNVLTDAIAAGGSSLKDYRKADGELGYFQHAFTVYDREGNACQTAGCKGKIARIVQSGRSTFYCPQCQR; this is encoded by the coding sequence ATGCCAGAACTTCCCGAAGTTGAAACTGTCCGCCAGGGTTTGGTGCCCGTTGTGGAAGGATCAGTTATTTCCGCCGCAGAGATCCGGCGCCCTGATTTAAGATGGCCGTTTCCAATTGACATGAAAGAGCGTCTGGAAGGCCAGACGATCCAAAAACTGCGTCGCCGTGCAAAATATATTCTTGCCGACATGTCCGGCGGTGAGACGATGATTATTCACTTAGGTATGTCGGGACGGATATTGATCTCGGGTGTTATGGAAGGGGATTTTCATTATGAACCCTCGATGCCTCAAAAGCATGATCACTTCATACTGGACTTCGAAAACGGTGCCCGAATTGTTTTCAATGACCCTCGCCGCTTTGGTGCAATTGATCTTGTCGAAACCGAATACGCCGCTCAGCACAAATTACTGATCAATCTTGGACCCGAACCTTTGGGAAACAAATTTGATGACGTCCACCTTCAAGCGAAGTTCAAGAATAGAAAGATGCCGGTGAAATCAGCTTTGCTGGACCAAAAAATCGTTGCCGGATTGGGCAACATTTACGTTTGCGAAGCATTGCACCGATCCGGCATTTCACCACTTCGCAAAGCGGGGTCGATTTCTTCGGAAAGGATCGGAAAACTAGTTCCGGTAATCCGTAATGTATTGACTGATGCCATCGCGGCTGGCGGTTCCAGCCTGAAAGATTATAGGAAAGCGGATGGAGAACTTGGGTATTTCCAACACGCATTCACGGTCTATGACCGCGAAGGAAATGCTTGCCAAACCGCTGGGTGCAAAGGAAAAATTGCCAGAATTGTTCAATCTGGCCGTTCAACTTTCTATTGCCCGCAATGCCAAAGATAG